The sequence AAGACGCCCGCTCCGGAGAGCGCTCCGGAAAAGGTCCGGTCCGTCGACTGGTCGAGCCTGAGGTTACCGCCAATCGCGATATCGCCGCCGAGCGCGTTGGTCACGTTCAGCGTTCCGGCCGCAATGGTCGTGGTACCGGCGAAGCCCGACGAATCGCCCGAAAGCGTCGTCGTCGCGGATCCCTGCTTGCTGATCGTTCCCGTTCCGGAGAAGACGCCGGAGAAGGTCCGGGGCGCGTTCTGAATCAGCCGCAGCTCGCTGCCGACTGCGATATCACCACCGAGCCCGCCATAGACTTCGAGCACGCCGGCCGACACGTTGGTGCTGCCGCCAAACGCCGAACTGTCGGCGGTGAGACTCATCTGGCCCGGACCGGACTTGGTCAGCGTCCCGGTTCCCGACACGGCGCCCTGAACCGAGGCCGACGCCCCGGTTCCAACTTCGATAGACCCGTTGGCGGAGCCGACGCCCACCGGATTGGAAACGGTCGTCGATGCGGTCACGCCGAGCGTGCCGCCGTTCAGGGTCAGGGTTCCAGACGACGATCCCAGCGAAGCCCCGTTGGAGATCGCGAGCGTGCCGCCCGTCACCGTCCACGGCGTCGTCTCGGTCGTGGTGCCGAGCAGGCTCCAGCTGCTGGCACCGGTCTTCTCGAATGCGTCGAAGCCGCGGAACTTGTTGGCCGATCCGATGCTGGCGACCCCAAACGTCCAGTCGGACGCCCCTCCGATCGCCAGTGTATCGGTCGTTCCGTTCGCGACGACGGTGTCGAAGATCCCGTAGCCGGCCTCCAGCGTCAGCCGGTTGGTGCCGCCGGTGAACTCGATCGCGTTCGCCCGCGTGGTGTTGCTGCCGTCGACCCCGCCACTCACGCTTCCGGACACCGTGAGGTCGAGGTTCTCGCCGGTGATTCCGATACCGCCGGCGCCGTACGCGCCTGCCGATCCGCCGGAGACGGGCGTGCCGCGGTTGGCGCCGTTCCCGCCGGTCACGGTGCCCGTGACGGTCACGGTAGCGGAAGAGCCGAAAGACAGGCCGGCCCCGCCGGCGCCGCCATCGCCGGAAGTTCCGCCGGACGTGCCCCCGCCGCCGAGGCCGCCGTTGCCACCGATGACCGTGCCACCCACAGTCAGGGTAACCGCCTGGTCGGTGGAGAAGCCGGCACCGCCGGCACCACCGTTGCCGCCGTCTGCGGTGGTGGAAAGGGCGGGGCCGGGCCCTCCGTTGCCGCCATTGCCGCCGCGCAGGGTGCCGAGGATGGACAAATCCGCAGGTTGGGTGGCAACGAGGCCAATACCACCGTCACCGCCCGAACCGCCGCTGCTGTCGGTAGTGCCGGTGGAACCAGCGCCACCGCTGCCACCCACGCCCCCGGTCAGGACGGACGAACCTCCAATCGATCCGGACGTCCCGGTGTAGACGGCGCCATAGCCGCCCGCGCCGCCGCCGCCGCCGCCGCTGGCATTGCCGCCCCCGATACCGTTGCCGCCATTTCCGCCGGTTCCGCCGGTCGGCGAGCCCGTAATGCTGGTTCCGACAAGGCCGTGGGCGCCGCCACCGCCACCACCACCCGAACTGCCGTTAGCGCCGTTCAGACCGGTTCCGGCACCGCCGCCACTCCCGAACCCGTTGCCGCCCGTTCCCTGGGTTTCACCGGCGCCCCCGCCACCGCCGCCGCTGCTGCCAGCGCCGCCGGGATTGGAGCCCGGGTTGCCGCCGCCGCCGGCGCCCGTGTTGTTGGAGGTTCCGCCCAAACCGCCCGAATTGGCCCCGCCACCCGATGCGCCGCCGGCACCGCCGCCGGCAAGCGCGGGCTGAGCCGCCAGGAGAACGACCGCTGCGGTGCTGAGAAGGGTCAATCGGCGCAGCCGCCCGCTCGACCGGGATCGCGGCGCTTCGCTGCGGGTGCAACCGGACGTCTCTCCCTCCACCGACGCGCGCCGCGGACCACACCTCTCACCACCCATGAAAACCGGCATCCAGACCATTCCCTCCACGCCTGCAGCAGCGCCCGAACTGGCCTTGCCGCCCGGAGAGGCAAGACGATCTGTGGGGGGTCTTTCAAGGGATACTGAATCGATGCGCCGGCCAGAGAGCGATTTGTGTGAAGTCGTGATTTAAATGACACATGATTTTTAACGCATAGAATATTTCTAATATATCATTTTAGAGAATTCTGATGAACGGAGCCGATCAGATCCTGCAAAACCTTTCATCCCCTATCTACCGAGGGTCGCAGATTACCGACGATACCCGCCCGGTGCGTCCGGACCGGACAAGGAAGGCCACACCGCCGGCACAGCTCAAGCGGTCGCGAGCTTCCCGGTCCCCAGGCGCAGGAAAAGGAAGGTGGCGATCGACAGGTTCAGAATATTCCAGGCGATCCCGTTCATGAAGGCCGGTCCGTAGGACAGGAAGTAGTCGTAGATCTCGCCCGACATCCAGCCGCCGACGGCCATGCCGATCAGCGTTGCCGAGAGCACGAGCCCGATCCGCCCGGCCGCTTCCTTCGCCGGGAAAAACGCGCGGATGATCAATGCATAGGTCGGCACGATACCGCCCTGAGCGAGGCCAAACAGAGCGGAAACCAGGTACAACGGAGCCAGGCCGTCAAACGGCAGGAACAGAAACAGCGACAGCCCCTGGAGAATCGAGCTGACCCACAGCGTCGGCAACGGCCCGATCCGGTCGGCCACCATTCCGAAAAACAGGCGGCTTATGATGCCGGTGATCAGCATCAGCGAGAGCATCTGCACCCCCGCCTGGGCGCCGTAGCCGAGCTGGGTGCAAAGCGCCACGATGTGGACCTGCGGCATCGCCATGGCGACACAGCAGGCGACACCCGCCACGATCAGGAGGCCCTGAAGCACAGGCAGCGGAAGATCGACGTCGGTCTCCGGGTTCGCTCCCGCGCGACGTACGGGACGGCGCACGACCGCCGGTTCCTCCGGTGCCTGGCGACGCAGGAACAGCATCAACGGCAGGATGGTCACGAAGCAGATGATACCGGTCGCGAGATAGGCGGTCCGCCAGTCCCACTGCTCGACCATCGCCTGGATCGCCGACGGCCAGACCGCGCCGGCGAAGTAGCTGCCACAGGCCACGATGGAAACCGCGATGCCGCGACGCTTGTCGAACCAGCGCGACACGTCGGCGATCATCGGGCCGTAGACGGCCGACGCTCCCATGCCGCCGATGAAGACGCCATGAATGATGGCGTACTGCCACAGGCTGGTCGACAGTCCGGCGAGCGTATAGCCGACGAAAAGCGAGACCAGCCCGATCGACAGCGTCAGCCGAACGCCAAACCGGTCGGACAGCCTGCCCATGACGATGCCTCCGACGGCAAAGCCCGTCATCAACGCGAAATAGGGCAGGGAGGCGCCGCCCCGGCTCGCCCCGAAATCGGCCTCGACAGCCGGCAAAACGACCACCGACGACCAGAAGCCGACGCCGGCAATCGTGGTGATCAGCGCGGAGACGATCAGGCGCATCCAGGCATAGCGGGAATCGAGGCCTTCGCTGGCCCGGTCGGCGGCGATCGACGTCATGGAAAGCCTCTCGGACATATCCGGGCGTCGCGCACAGCGCTTCGTGGGTCCGGACACGCGACACTGACGAAAGCCGGACCCTCCCTTGCCTCGAAGAAGGGAGCCGGCTTGCAACGGAAAAGGGAATGCGGCGGATACAGGCCGACGCCTGCACACTAGCACAGCGAGCTATGCACAAAAGGTGGGCAGGCGACCCTCGAGCCCTGCGCAGGACGCAACCCTCGCCGATGCGGACTGAACCGGAGCCGGGCCTCAGAATTCCAGCAGGAACCGACCCCGGGCACTGTGATCCTGGACCCGGTCGCCCAGCTGTCCCTCATAGGACGCGGACAGAACCGCCTGGGGTGCGAGCCGGACGCCGACGCCGGCTTCCACCACAGCCACGTCCGTAGCCACGGGCACGCCTTCGACGGCAAACCAGGAGCCGCCGGCGAACGCGTGGGTGCTGGTCGGGTCGACGGATCCGAACGCATGGCGCCAGCCGAGCGCGCCGCTGACGGCGAGCGGGAACCGGCCGAGGAAGGTATCGGCCTCGGCGCGCACACCGAGCGTGGTGTAGGTCACGTCGGTCTCGTCGTCCGCCACCGAAAGGGCCGCGGCCCCTCCCCCGCTTTCCCGGAAGCCGTCGGTCTCGAGGCGGACATGGGCCAGCCCCGCGAACGGCTCGAACCCGACCGGACCGGTGCGGATGTCGTAGCCGATCTCGCCGAAGGCCTGGGCCGTGCGCGCCTGGTAGCTGGCCGTCGTGCTTTCGGAGAATCCGGGAAAGGTGATCGCGCGGTCGGCATCCAGATCGTGCCAGGCGTAGGCACCGCCGGCGCGGAGATTGACGCCGCGCCACCGGGTGCCGCCGTAGAGACCCAGATGGTAGGTGTCCGCGTCGGCCGATGACGCCCGCGCATCCACGTCGTAGCTGGAGGTCTGGTAGCCGACCAGGAAGCCGGCCCGGCTCCAGGCACCGAGCGCCGCGTCGCCGCCGGCGAAAACGCCGGCCGTGGAGCGGTCCAGCGTCGCCGCGTTGCCGTTGCCGTCGCTGTCGCCCCAGGCACCGAAGGCTTCCGCCCAGGCGGCATAGTCGAGCGGCCGCGGCGTGCAGCGCTCCGCCATCGCCTGCCGTTCCCGGTCGGTCAGGGGAACGATCGCGCCGGAGACCTCCGGACACACGGCTTTCTGCGCCGACAGCGCGCCGAATGCCTGCCGGACCCGGGCCATCGCCGTGTCGCGCACGAAGCGGGAGTCCTCGATCAGCCCCGTCTCCACCGTGGCGTAAACCTCGCCGGAGAGCGCATCGAATGCCTGCAGCGCCTCGCTCGGCGTCAGGCCGAGCAGGTCGTCGTAGAGGGGATTACCGGGGCCGAGGCTTTCGACGCCGATGGCGGTCGCCCGCTGGTTCGCGGTGATGGTCACGTCGGAAAAATCGACGTCGTTGCGCTCCAGGGTCAGCATCACGCTGGTGGGCGCGTAGGACAGCGTGGGATCGAGGAAGGCGTAATTCGACGACACGCCGGCAAACGTTCCGACCACGCCGCCGCCGGCGGTCAGGATGGTGTAGCGCTCCCGGAACGCATACTCGCCCGCCTCGCCGACATGGAGCACGTTGCCGGCGAGTGTCGCCGTTCCGGTGACGGCGATCAGGTCGGCCGAGGTGCCGCCCGGCTCCGTCTCCACCTCGTAGGCGGATCCGGCCGTGAAGGTAAGATCGCCGGCCACATTCAGCGTGCCGATGGAGTTGCCGGGCGCGATGGTGCCTCCGCTCGCCAGCGACGTCGTCCCCACCGTGCCGCTGCCGCCGAGCCGGCCGGAGCCGCCGACCGTCAATCCTCCCCCGAGCCGGCCGTTCACCAGCAGCGTGTAATCGCTCACCGTGGTGGCCCCGGCGAAGCCCGAACTGTCGCCGGTCAGGATGCCCGTTCCGCCGCCCCGGAAGGCGAGCGTCCCGGCCCCGGAGATCGTGCTGGCGTAGGTTCCCTGGCCGGTCTGGTCGAAAACGAGGCCTGCTCCGCTGGCGACACTGACGTCCCCCCCGAGGAGGCCGGTCCCGGTGATCAGCCGGCCGGCTTCCACCGTCCAGTTGAGGCCGTTCATGCCGGTCAGCGTGAGCGCGCCGGCGCCGCGCTTGGTGACCGAGCCGGCGAGGCCGTCATAGGCAGACACCGCGCCGGCGAAGGTCCCGTCGGCGGTCTGGTCGAAGATCACCGCGCCGGCATTCATCAGGTCGCCGCGGATAGAGGCGGCCGAGCCGATCAGCGTGCCACCGGCGACGGTTGTGGAGCCGGAATAGGTGTTGGCGCCTGTCAGGGTCAACGTGCCGCCGCCGGCCTTGATCAGACCGGTCGCGGTCCCGTCGGCAAGCTGCGAGGCGATGGTCGTGCTGACGCCGGAATCCACATTGATGGTCGCCGCCTGGCCGCGCGCCGGGGAGAAGGCGAGCACACCACCGCTCAGCGTGTAGCCGTCGCGGGCGAACTGAAGCGTGTCGAAGGACTGGGTACCGGCGACCGTCACCGCCCCGGCGGAGGCTCCGGCGAAGACGCCGACGCTGCCCGCCCACGGCGCGTTGATGGTTGCGCGGCCCGGCGCGCCCGTCCAGTTGGTCGTCGTCGCGTCCCAGGTCCCCGGCCCGCCCTCCACGGTGCCGTTGCCGGTGGTGGTGGTGCCGTCCCAGAACTGGAAGGTCTGGCCCGCGCCCCGGATGAACAGGTTCACCTGGCCGGCGATCTCCGTCTGGACCTCGGTGGAGGCGCCGTCGAGGCCGACCACCTGGGTGTTTGCGAAGGATCCGGACAGCGCGCCGCCATAATCGAACAGGCGATAGTAGCCCGCCGCTTCCGCGTGCGCCTGCAACGTTCCGCCCAGAGACAGGTTGCCGCCGACCACGACGAGGTCGTCGTCGCCGCCGCCGACGAGACCCGCCGCACCCAGCTCGTAGCGGACCCGGCCCGCCGGATTGAGGACCAGATTCTGGCCGATGGTCAGGGTGCCGGGGCTCGTCAGCGGCCGCGTGCCCGGCGAAAGCACGCCGTCGAGGCTCACCGATCCGCCGATCCGCCCGGTGCCCGAGAGCGTCGCGTCGGACGCCACGGAGACGGTGGAGCCGGCCGCGCCGACGGTGCCCTCCACGAGCAGCGTTCCGCTGTCGACGAGCGTGTCGCCGGTGTGGGCGGTCGTGCCGGTCACGCGCAGGGTGCCGCCGCCGGCCTTGCGCAGACCCGTCACCGTCCCGTCCGCGATCGTGGAGGCGATCGTCGCGGTCACGCCGGTGTCGACGTTGAAGGTGCCCTGGGTCCCGCGCGTCGGCGCCAGCGCCAGAGCGCCGCCGGTCAGGGTGTAGCCACTGCGCTTGAACTGCAGCGTGTCGAAGCGCTGGGTGCCCTCGACCGTGACGGTGCCGGCCTCCTGGCCCGCGAAGATGCCGACCGTGCTGCCCCAGGTGTCGTTGCTGTCGGCGCGGCCAGGAAGGTCCGTCCAGTTGGTGTTGGTCGCGTTCCACACGCCCGGACCGCCCTTCACGGTCCCGTCGCCGACCATGTCCGTGCCGTCCCAGAACTGCAGCTTCTGACTGAAGCCCCTGACGACGAGATTGACCTCGCCGGGGTTGTCGGTCTGGACCTCCGCCGTATCGAACCGGGTTCCGGTGACCGACACGGAGCCGAACGTGCCTGTCAGCCGGCTGCCGTAGGTGAAGAGATCGTAGTGGCCGACCGCATCGACCTGGGCCTGGAGGGCACCGCCCAGCGTCAGGCTGCCGCTTACGGGCACGAAGTCGTTGGAGGCGCCGCCGCCGATCTCCGCCTCGTGCAGCTCGAACTGCGACGTCGCCGAAGAGGTCAGGGTGAGCGCGTTGCCGAAGGAGAGCGTCGCCGGCCCGCCGCCGGCCGGCCCCGGCGACAGCCTGCCGGCGATGGTCGCGCTGCCGCCGACGGTGCCGCTGCCGCCGATGAGGCCGCCGCTTTCCACCGAGAGGGTCGACCCGGAAGCACCGAGGGTCCCGTTCACGATCAGCGATCCGCCGGAGACCGTGGTGGACCCGGCGAAGGCGCCGGAATTGCCACTGAGGATCGTCGTGCCGGCAAGCTGGGAGATCATGCCGGCCGTGCCCGAGCCGGAGATGGCGAGGCCGAGCGTGTAGCCCGTGTCGGTGTGGTTGAGGACGATCTCGCCCGGCCCGCCGAAGGCGATCGATCCCGCCGAGAGCGTGCCGGGGGCGGCTGCGGAACTGCCGCGCGCGGCGCCGAAGGCCAGCGTGCCCTTGGCCGATGAGCCGAGCTGCAGCGTGCCGTTGCCGCTGCGCACCGAAACCGTGCCGCCTTCGGTCAGAACCAGGGTGCCCGTCCCCCCGATTCCGACCTGAACGGAATCGGCCGACAGGATCGACCCGGAACCGCTCACCAGAACCGACCCGCTCCCGGTGCTGTCGCCACCGAGCGACAGGGTGTCGGAGATCGAAACGGTTCCGGCGTTGCGGATGTTCAGCGTGCCGAGCCCGCCCTTCCCGACCTGGCCGGCGCCTGTCACCTGGAGGGTGGAACCGCTGCCCTCGACGATCACGAGCCCGGTCGAGCCCGAGCCGGACCCGATCGCCATGCCGGTCGCCGTAGTGACGGATCCGCCGTCTTCGACGCGCAGAGTTCCGCCGCTGGTCTTGCCGACCTCAAGGCCGAACGGGCTGGCACCCGTGTTGATCAGCTTCGAACCGCTTCCCGTCACCCGGATGAAGCCATCGGCGCGCGGAGCAACGCCAAGGATGGCCGCGGTGTCGGTCTGCTGACCGCCGTTTTTGATGATCAGCGTGCCGTCGACGGTGAGCGTTCCGCCGGAGTTGCCGAACGATCCGTCCAACTCCTGTTGATTGCCGGAGCCGATGGTTTCGTCGGCCAGGGCGGGGGCGGCGAGGAGAGCCGGCAGGAGGGCGGTCGCGCCGAGAAGGCGAATGCGGAGGTTACGCGGTCGGCGACCCAGGCGGCGTCTCGTCTGCATCCAACCCCCAGCGGTTCCCAAGGAGCCTTCTGCCTTCGGACTGACCGTCCAGGCGCCAAGGAGCGGCTCCAGATCTGGTAACCTTAACATCCCCTTCCCATCCAAAACGTTACTGTTCGGACGGGACCCGCTCAGGCGACAGCCGAACGGAGCCCAACCGTTCGGCAAAGGGACCTCAGCAGGTACTTAGCCGGTCCGCTCGGCCGAGGGTCAACCACAACCGGGTAAAACTGAATCTCAGAGCGGGAATAGCCCGGCAGCTGTTGTGCCGAGGCAACAATTGCGACCGGCGCAGGATTGCGACAGACGCTGCCCGAGCCCCTATCCGCAGGGGTCCGGATCTTCCCGCGTGAGGAGGGCCGCGACCGCGCGCGCATTGGCCAGCCGGGTGTCGCGGTCGAGCCCCGTCTTCAAAAGCGCCTCGCCGAGCATGAAGGCCTGGGCGGTCGCCGCCCGCTCACGGATCACCGCATCCGGCAGGGCGGTTTCCGACAAAAGCGCGACGAAGAAATCCGCGCGCATGAGGTCGACCTTCTCGACCGTGGCCGCAGCCAGTGCGTCGTGGCGGGCCCAGCTGCGGATGGCGAGCTCGATGTCCGCGCCGCGCCGGTCGGGCCGGCTGCGGGCCGGCAGCGTCAACAGCCACTCCAGCCGTTCGCGCGGGGTCTCGCCTTCCGACAGCGCCCAGCGGGACACCTGCACCGTCGCCCAGTCGGTCCAGTGTTCCAGGATCCGCGCGAGCAGCTCCCGGCGGTTCTTGAAGTGCCAGTAGAAGCTGCCCTTGGTGACCTTGAGCTGCCGCGCGATGACCTCGACACGCACGTCCTCGACGTTTCCGCCGGCGAGGAGCTTCAGCCCCACGTCGATCCAGTCGGTCGCGCCGAGCCGCGCACCGGATCCCGCGGCGGCGTCGGAGGTCTTGGCGGCGGCTCTTGCCATCTCGGGTTCCCGTTTTTTGCGACCGACAGCCGACACCATACGGCACCGTATTGACAACTGACAACTTCTTGTAGAGGCTCAAATCAAAAGAAGAGCCAGACGCTCCGCGCCGCCTGATGCGGCCTCGGATCGCACTGCCGACGATCATCGCGGGCGGCCAGCGCAAGAGCCGTCCCATTGGGAGGACTGCCATGTATCTTCGCTTCGCAGCGGCGGGGGCGCTTGCCCTTGCCTTCACCCTACCTGCGTCCGCCGAAATCAACGTCTGCGTGACGGTGTCGGCCACCGGGCCGGCCGCGTCGCTCGGCGTTCCGGAGAACAACACCGTTCCCCTTCTGCCGACGGAATTCTCCGGTCAGAAGGTGAACTACATCGTCTTCGACGACGCCACCGATCCGACGGCCGCCGTCAAGAACGTCCGCAAGTGCATCGAGGAAGAAAACGCCGACGTCATCATCGGCTCCTCCGCCACGCCGGGATCGATGGCGGTCGCGGGCATCGCGGCGGAAACCAAGACGCCGGTCATCCCGCTGGCGCCGATCTCGCTCGAAGGCGACGCCGGCCACTGGGCCTTCCC is a genomic window of Amorphus orientalis containing:
- a CDS encoding MFS transporter, with protein sequence MTSIAADRASEGLDSRYAWMRLIVSALITTIAGVGFWSSVVVLPAVEADFGASRGGASLPYFALMTGFAVGGIVMGRLSDRFGVRLTLSIGLVSLFVGYTLAGLSTSLWQYAIIHGVFIGGMGASAVYGPMIADVSRWFDKRRGIAVSIVACGSYFAGAVWPSAIQAMVEQWDWRTAYLATGIICFVTILPLMLFLRRQAPEEPAVVRRPVRRAGANPETDVDLPLPVLQGLLIVAGVACCVAMAMPQVHIVALCTQLGYGAQAGVQMLSLMLITGIISRLFFGMVADRIGPLPTLWVSSILQGLSLFLFLPFDGLAPLYLVSALFGLAQGGIVPTYALIIRAFFPAKEAAGRIGLVLSATLIGMAVGGWMSGEIYDYFLSYGPAFMNGIAWNILNLSIATFLFLRLGTGKLATA
- a CDS encoding autotransporter domain-containing protein — translated: MQTRRRLGRRPRNLRIRLLGATALLPALLAAPALADETIGSGNQQELDGSFGNSGGTLTVDGTLIIKNGGQQTDTAAILGVAPRADGFIRVTGSGSKLINTGASPFGLEVGKTSGGTLRVEDGGSVTTATGMAIGSGSGSTGLVIVEGSGSTLQVTGAGQVGKGGLGTLNIRNAGTVSISDTLSLGGDSTGSGSVLVSGSGSILSADSVQVGIGGTGTLVLTEGGTVSVRSGNGTLQLGSSAKGTLAFGAARGSSAAAPGTLSAGSIAFGGPGEIVLNHTDTGYTLGLAISGSGTAGMISQLAGTTILSGNSGAFAGSTTVSGGSLIVNGTLGASGSTLSVESGGLIGGSGTVGGSATIAGRLSPGPAGGGPATLSFGNALTLTSSATSQFELHEAEIGGGASNDFVPVSGSLTLGGALQAQVDAVGHYDLFTYGSRLTGTFGSVSVTGTRFDTAEVQTDNPGEVNLVVRGFSQKLQFWDGTDMVGDGTVKGGPGVWNATNTNWTDLPGRADSNDTWGSTVGIFAGQEAGTVTVEGTQRFDTLQFKRSGYTLTGGALALAPTRGTQGTFNVDTGVTATIASTIADGTVTGLRKAGGGTLRVTGTTAHTGDTLVDSGTLLVEGTVGAAGSTVSVASDATLSGTGRIGGSVSLDGVLSPGTRPLTSPGTLTIGQNLVLNPAGRVRYELGAAGLVGGGDDDLVVVGGNLSLGGTLQAHAEAAGYYRLFDYGGALSGSFANTQVVGLDGASTEVQTEIAGQVNLFIRGAGQTFQFWDGTTTTGNGTVEGGPGTWDATTTNWTGAPGRATINAPWAGSVGVFAGASAGAVTVAGTQSFDTLQFARDGYTLSGGVLAFSPARGQAATINVDSGVSTTIASQLADGTATGLIKAGGGTLTLTGANTYSGSTTVAGGTLIGSAASIRGDLMNAGAVIFDQTADGTFAGAVSAYDGLAGSVTKRGAGALTLTGMNGLNWTVEAGRLITGTGLLGGDVSVASGAGLVFDQTGQGTYASTISGAGTLAFRGGGTGILTGDSSGFAGATTVSDYTLLVNGRLGGGLTVGGSGRLGGSGTVGTTSLASGGTIAPGNSIGTLNVAGDLTFTAGSAYEVETEPGGTSADLIAVTGTATLAGNVLHVGEAGEYAFRERYTILTAGGGVVGTFAGVSSNYAFLDPTLSYAPTSVMLTLERNDVDFSDVTITANQRATAIGVESLGPGNPLYDDLLGLTPSEALQAFDALSGEVYATVETGLIEDSRFVRDTAMARVRQAFGALSAQKAVCPEVSGAIVPLTDRERQAMAERCTPRPLDYAAWAEAFGAWGDSDGNGNAATLDRSTAGVFAGGDAALGAWSRAGFLVGYQTSSYDVDARASSADADTYHLGLYGGTRWRGVNLRAGGAYAWHDLDADRAITFPGFSESTTASYQARTAQAFGEIGYDIRTGPVGFEPFAGLAHVRLETDGFRESGGGAAALSVADDETDVTYTTLGVRAEADTFLGRFPLAVSGALGWRHAFGSVDPTSTHAFAGGSWFAVEGVPVATDVAVVEAGVGVRLAPQAVLSASYEGQLGDRVQDHSARGRFLLEF
- a CDS encoding TetR/AcrR family transcriptional regulator; this encodes MARAAAKTSDAAAGSGARLGATDWIDVGLKLLAGGNVEDVRVEVIARQLKVTKGSFYWHFKNRRELLARILEHWTDWATVQVSRWALSEGETPRERLEWLLTLPARSRPDRRGADIELAIRSWARHDALAAATVEKVDLMRADFFVALLSETALPDAVIRERAATAQAFMLGEALLKTGLDRDTRLANARAVAALLTREDPDPCG